DNA from Nitrospina gracilis Nb-211:
GTTCTCTGGTTGCTTCCTTCTTGCCAGCCCTCTTCCGGCGCCGAAAACGGCGATATGGTGTTGATTCCGGCCGGCGAATTTCAACTCGGTATGCCCGCCTCGGACAACATTCCCGCGTTCATGTCCGACCGCACCTCCAGCGCCAACGCCCAGCCTATGCAGAACCTGCACCTGGATGCGTTTTACATCGACCGGAATGAAGTGACCTACGCCGATTTTCTGGCATTCAAACCTTCCGCCCGATACGCCGAAGGACGGGCGAACCATCCCGTGCGTGGCATCAGCTGGTATGAGGCAGATGCCTACTGCCTGTGGCTGGGGAAACGCCTGCCGACGGAATTCGAGTGGGAAAAAGCAGCGCGCGGCGATGATGGCCGGTTGTTCGTCTGGGGCAACGAGCTGGATAAAAGCAAAGCCAACTTCGGTAAAACGCCCCAACCCGTCGGCAGTGTGAAAACCGACGTCAGCGTGTACGGCGTGCAGGACATGAACGGGAATGTTTCGGAATGGACGGCGAGCTGGTACCAGCCCTATCCCAACTCGAATCACCAGGACAGCAATTTCGGCGAGAACTTCAAGGTGATCCGCGGCGGCGCATACAACAAGCGCGAGCACGGGTTCATGGAGCAGTTCGCCATGATCCCGTACCGCAATGTTGCCCCGCCCACCATGCGCACCTGGAACACCGGGTTCCGCTGTGCGCGATCGATACCGAAGGCCGAATCCGGCACTCCGGGCTAAAGCCCGGAAGCCAGATCGTCGCGCATCGGTTTCGGCTCGTCGTCCCGGTCGTCCGCCGCCTTGTAGGGCGGTCGATTGTCCAGAACCACCTCATGCAGACGGGACACGTTTTCCACCGGCTGGGAGGAAGATTCCTCTCCGTCCCCTTCAGTCCTTTCGGCGGTCTTGCGGGGAGCCCGCGACCGGCCACTGCCCCCACGTCTGCGATTCGAATAACGCCGCCCATCGCGGGACCGGCCAGACCGGTTTCCACGCGTAGCCGGTTTATCGTCCTCCGGTTTTTCGGCACCGGACTCCGAGGCCTCGCTCTCCGCTTCCACTGAGGGCGGAGGCGCATCCTCAACAGGAAAAGCCGGACCGGCCGTCACTACCGGCGGAGTTTCCACACCGGGAGCGAGGGATTCGTCCTTACTGTTTCCAAGAGAGGGTGTGTCCACCGCCGCTTCCGTTTCCCCTTCCTCTGCCTCGGCACGCGGGGTCCAGTTGGGACGGTTGCGGGAACCACCTCGCGCTCCTCCAGACCGCGATGAACGCCCCCGGCTGGAAGGGCGGCGCCCGCGTCCACGCCGATCACGGTCTCCCCGATCCTCGGACCGGGAATCCGGGCGACCTTCCGGACGCGATTCGGGCCGGGAATCCGAGCGACCTTCCGGACGCGATTCGGGCCGGGCCGCCGTCTCCGGCGCCGCAGTCCGGAACTCGATACCACGACTGCGGTTTTCCATCTGCCGTTCCTCTTCGCGTTTGCGTTCCAGAACCGTATAGGAAAAGTTCTCGTACGCTAGGCGGTCTTTTGCCGTGAACTGAATGAGGCATTGGGTTTTGTCCTGCAATTCCTGCAGATACTTGGTCTTGTGATTCAACAGATAACTCGCCACCGCGGTCGATACCTCGACAGCCAGAACCTTGACATTGCCTTCCGCCAGAATTTCCCGCACCTTGCGCAGAACATTCAACGAAAGCGAACTGTCGGTACGGGTGAAACCGGTGCCCTGACACAGACTGCATTGCTCGAAGTTCCCTTCCTTGACCGGCGAGGACAAGCGCTGACGGGACATTTCCAGCAGGCCGAACCGCGAGATGCGTGAAATATTGATGCGGGCTTTATCCGATTTACAGCTTTTCTTGATTTCCTTTTCGACATTGCTCTTATTCTTCTTGGAGAACATGTCGATGAAATCGATAACGATCAAGCCGCCCAGGTCGCGCAGGCGCAACTGACGGCCGATCTCCTCCGCTGCTTCCATGTTGGTACGGGTGGCGGTGTCCTCGAGATCACTGGAACTGGTGGTTTTTCCGGAGTTGACATCGATGGCCACCATGGCCTCGCCCACGTCAAACACCAGCGAACCGCCGGAAGGCAGATCGACGCGTTTTTTATAAATGTTCTCGATCTGTTCTTCGATTTTGTACTGGGAAAAAATGGGTTTGGTTTCC
Protein-coding regions in this window:
- a CDS encoding Rne/Rng family ribonuclease; translation: MSKKKKLLINAEHPEECRAVIIEDGKIQEYIVEHSSRELLKGNVYLGVITRVEPAIEACFVDFGGKKYGFLPFKDVLRESYLQTGERKSKTRIQDVLIRGQKLLVQVVKESRDAKGPSLTNAVTIPGRFLVLMCSKETSGISRKIEDESERKKMKEVLSDLQLPEDMGVILRTAGMGRTKLELQKDLQMLMKIWEGIQEKLQDPETKAPCLLYKVPDMVVRTVRDHFTNDTSEIIVDNADSYKAVKEFMRMVMPRMRNRIKYSQETKPIFSQYKIEEQIENIYKKRVDLPSGGSLVFDVGEAMVAIDVNSGKTTSSSDLEDTATRTNMEAAEEIGRQLRLRDLGGLIVIDFIDMFSKKNKSNVEKEIKKSCKSDKARINISRISRFGLLEMSRQRLSSPVKEGNFEQCSLCQGTGFTRTDSSLSLNVLRKVREILAEGNVKVLAVEVSTAVASYLLNHKTKYLQELQDKTQCLIQFTAKDRLAYENFSYTVLERKREEERQMENRSRGIEFRTAAPETAARPESRPEGRSDSRPESRPEGRPDSRSEDRGDRDRRGRGRRPSSRGRSSRSGGARGGSRNRPNWTPRAEAEEGETEAAVDTPSLGNSKDESLAPGVETPPVVTAGPAFPVEDAPPPSVEAESEASESGAEKPEDDKPATRGNRSGRSRDGRRYSNRRRGGSGRSRAPRKTAERTEGDGEESSSQPVENVSRLHEVVLDNRPPYKAADDRDDEPKPMRDDLASGL
- a CDS encoding formylglycine-generating enzyme family protein, with product MVLIPAGEFQLGMPASDNIPAFMSDRTSSANAQPMQNLHLDAFYIDRNEVTYADFLAFKPSARYAEGRANHPVRGISWYEADAYCLWLGKRLPTEFEWEKAARGDDGRLFVWGNELDKSKANFGKTPQPVGSVKTDVSVYGVQDMNGNVSEWTASWYQPYPNSNHQDSNFGENFKVIRGGAYNKREHGFMEQFAMIPYRNVAPPTMRTWNTGFRCARSIPKAESGTPG